Proteins encoded together in one Catellatospora citrea window:
- a CDS encoding glycosyl hydrolase family 18 protein, producing the protein MLRTRARLIAATAAMVVAGSIGAVTMANAAGTVTASYTQTSNWGSGAEGKYTITNGTSAAATWTLVFTLPSGTTVSSFWDANLTGTGQTRTATGTWNASIPAGGTASFGFVTAGSGQPTACTINGANCATGASPSVVPTTPGTSPSASPSARPSTSPSASPSTPPSPSSSPTNPTPGKKVIGYYTNWAQYQRNYHVKNIVTSGSAAKLTHINYAFGNVTNGQCVIGDSYTDYDRAYSAAESVDGVADTWDAGALRGNFNQLRKMKRQFPNIKIVWSFGGWTWSGGFGQAAANPTAFANSCYNLVEDPRWADVFDGIDIDWEYPNACGLSCDSSGPLAYRNLMQALRNRFGTGNLVTSAITADGSNGGKIDATDYAAAAQYVDWYLPMTYDFFGAFAAQGPTAPHSPLTCYAGIPQQGFCTEAAIAKLKSKGVPASKLLIGIGFYGRGWTGVTQAAPGGSATGAGPGTYEAGIEDYHKLKTSCPANGTVGGTAYCFSGGQWWSYDTPATIQGKMTWAKNQSLAGAFFWDMFGDTSNGELITAIKNGLA; encoded by the coding sequence ATGCTCAGAACACGGGCCCGCCTGATAGCCGCCACTGCAGCCATGGTCGTCGCCGGTTCCATCGGCGCTGTCACCATGGCGAACGCGGCCGGCACCGTCACCGCCTCCTACACCCAGACCTCCAACTGGGGAAGCGGCGCCGAGGGCAAGTACACGATCACCAACGGCACCAGCGCGGCGGCCACGTGGACCCTCGTGTTCACGCTGCCCTCGGGCACGACCGTCAGCTCCTTCTGGGACGCCAACCTGACCGGCACGGGCCAGACCCGCACCGCGACCGGTACCTGGAACGCCTCCATCCCGGCCGGCGGCACCGCGTCGTTCGGCTTCGTGACGGCGGGCTCCGGCCAGCCGACCGCCTGCACCATCAACGGCGCGAACTGTGCCACCGGCGCCAGCCCGTCCGTGGTTCCGACCACGCCGGGCACCAGCCCGAGCGCCTCGCCGTCGGCCCGGCCCAGCACCTCGCCGAGCGCGTCGCCGAGCACCCCGCCGAGCCCGTCGAGCAGCCCGACCAACCCGACCCCGGGCAAGAAGGTCATCGGCTACTACACGAACTGGGCGCAGTACCAGCGCAACTACCACGTGAAGAACATCGTGACCAGCGGCTCGGCCGCGAAGCTGACGCACATCAACTACGCGTTCGGCAACGTGACCAACGGCCAGTGCGTGATCGGTGACTCCTACACCGACTACGACCGGGCCTACTCGGCCGCCGAGAGCGTGGACGGCGTCGCCGACACCTGGGACGCGGGCGCGCTGCGCGGCAACTTCAACCAGCTGCGCAAGATGAAGAGGCAGTTCCCGAACATCAAGATCGTGTGGTCGTTCGGCGGCTGGACCTGGTCCGGCGGCTTCGGCCAGGCCGCGGCCAACCCGACCGCGTTCGCGAACTCCTGCTACAACCTGGTCGAGGACCCCCGCTGGGCCGACGTGTTCGACGGCATCGACATCGACTGGGAGTACCCGAACGCCTGCGGCCTGTCCTGCGACAGCAGCGGCCCGCTCGCCTACCGCAACCTGATGCAGGCGCTGCGCAACCGCTTCGGCACCGGCAACCTGGTCACCTCGGCGATCACCGCCGACGGCAGCAACGGCGGCAAGATCGACGCCACCGACTACGCCGCCGCCGCGCAGTACGTCGACTGGTACCTGCCGATGACGTACGACTTCTTCGGCGCCTTCGCCGCGCAGGGTCCGACCGCCCCGCACTCGCCGCTGACCTGCTACGCGGGCATCCCGCAGCAGGGCTTCTGCACCGAGGCGGCCATCGCCAAGCTGAAGAGCAAGGGCGTTCCGGCCAGCAAGCTGCTCATCGGCATCGGCTTCTACGGCCGCGGCTGGACCGGCGTCACCCAGGCCGCCCCCGGCGGCTCGGCGACCGGTGCGGGCCCCGGCACCTACGAGGCCGGCATCGAGGACTACCACAAGCTGAAGACCTCGTGCCCGGCCAACGGCACCGTCGGCGGCACCGCCTACTGCTTCAGCGGTGGGCAGTGGTGGAGCTACGACACCCCGGCGACCATCCAGGGCAAGATGACGTGGGCCAAGAACCAGAGCCTGGCCGGCGCCTTCTTCTGGGACATGTTCGGCGACACGTCCAACGGTGAGCTCATCACCGCGATCAAGAACGGCCTTGCCTGA
- a CDS encoding isochorismatase family protein, with translation MARALIIVDVQNDFCEGGSLPVAGGAAVAAGVSAHLAADEGASPRRWDHIVATKDHHQDPGGHFGNPPDYSSSWPVHCVADTFGEQFHPALDTDRIEAIFLKGEYAAAYSGFEGQSSGIGLAAWLRMRDVTEVDVVGIATDHCVRATALDAAREGFATTVLLDLTAGVAPESTKLALATLRESGVEIANAD, from the coding sequence ATGGCCCGTGCACTGATCATCGTCGACGTGCAGAACGACTTCTGCGAGGGCGGCTCGCTGCCGGTGGCGGGCGGAGCGGCGGTGGCGGCCGGAGTGTCCGCGCACCTGGCCGCGGACGAGGGCGCGTCGCCGCGCCGCTGGGACCACATCGTCGCCACCAAGGACCACCACCAGGACCCGGGCGGCCACTTCGGCAACCCGCCGGACTACTCCAGCAGCTGGCCGGTGCACTGCGTCGCGGACACCTTCGGCGAGCAGTTCCACCCCGCGCTGGACACCGACCGGATCGAGGCCATCTTCCTCAAGGGCGAGTACGCCGCGGCGTACTCCGGGTTCGAGGGGCAGAGCAGCGGCATCGGCCTGGCGGCCTGGCTGCGCATGCGCGACGTGACCGAGGTGGACGTGGTGGGCATCGCCACCGACCACTGTGTACGGGCGACCGCGCTGGACGCGGCCCGCGAGGGCTTCGCGACCACGGTGCTGCTCGACCTGACCGCCGGCGTCGCTCCGGAATCGACGAAGCTGGCTCTGGCCACGCTCCGCGAGTCCGGTGTGGAGATCGCCAACGCGGACTGA
- a CDS encoding DUF2017 domain-containing protein translates to MTIFRRVGAECVADFREDEVRVLRKVAEEVVGLLTDGFDREDPVVERLFPDVYPEDVKNSAEFRRFTEGDLKTAKIDQAGAVLAGLPEAGKGEVRLDPESAEAWLRAINDARLALGIRLELTDDTVVEYELEEALEQDAGSARVFQLSVYSYLGYLQESLLEAVIGADFRR, encoded by the coding sequence ATGACGATCTTCCGCAGAGTTGGCGCGGAATGCGTGGCGGACTTTCGCGAGGACGAGGTACGGGTACTACGCAAGGTCGCCGAAGAGGTCGTCGGTCTGCTGACCGACGGCTTCGACCGCGAGGACCCCGTCGTCGAGCGGCTGTTCCCCGACGTGTACCCCGAGGACGTCAAGAACTCCGCGGAGTTCCGGCGCTTCACCGAGGGCGACCTGAAGACCGCCAAGATCGACCAGGCCGGCGCGGTGCTGGCCGGGTTGCCGGAGGCCGGCAAGGGCGAGGTGCGCCTCGACCCGGAGTCCGCCGAGGCGTGGCTGCGCGCGATCAACGACGCCCGGCTCGCGCTCGGCATCCGGCTGGAGCTGACCGACGACACGGTGGTGGAGTACGAGCTGGAGGAGGCCCTGGAGCAGGACGCCGGCTCGGCCCGCGTGTTCCAGCTCAGCGTCTACTCGTATCTCGGCTACCTGCAGGAGTCCCTTCTCGAAGCCGTCATCGGCGCCGACTTCCGGCGCTAG
- a CDS encoding nicotinate phosphoribosyltransferase has product MHAGAPSLLTDHYELTMISAALRDGTAHRRSVFEVFARRLPQGRRYGVVAGTGRLLEQLAAFRFHPDEVAFLRDRGIVDEQTAAWLSDYRFRGDLDGYAEGELFFPGSPVLTVSGTFAECVVLETLILSVLNHDCAIAAAAARMVTAARGRPLIEMGSRRAHEEAAVASARAAYLAGFASTSNLAAGLRYGIPTAGTAAHAFTLLHDDEKAAFASQVAALGEQTTLLVDTYDISQGIRNAIAVAGPGLRAVRIDSGDLSVLAAQSRALLDELGAPDVKIVVSGDLDEYAIAALAAEPVDVYGAGTAVVTGSGAPTAGLVYKLVEVDGRPVVKRSENKATVGGRKTAYRRHKPTGTAVEEIVLSQQATPPPQPGDRLLQRPFIRDGEFVADLPTLADSRAHLRDCLITIPWEGLKLSAGDPAVPVMVTTAT; this is encoded by the coding sequence ATGCATGCTGGTGCGCCGAGTCTGCTGACGGACCACTACGAGCTGACCATGATCAGCGCAGCGCTGCGCGACGGCACGGCCCACCGCCGCAGCGTCTTCGAGGTCTTCGCGCGGCGGCTGCCGCAGGGCCGGCGCTACGGCGTGGTCGCCGGCACCGGCCGCCTGCTGGAGCAGCTCGCCGCGTTCAGATTTCACCCGGACGAGGTCGCTTTCCTGCGCGACCGGGGCATCGTCGACGAGCAGACCGCGGCCTGGCTGTCCGACTACCGCTTCCGCGGCGACCTCGACGGGTATGCCGAGGGCGAGCTCTTCTTCCCCGGCTCCCCCGTGCTGACGGTGTCCGGCACGTTCGCCGAGTGCGTGGTGCTGGAGACGCTGATCCTGTCGGTCCTCAACCACGACTGCGCGATCGCCGCGGCCGCGGCCCGCATGGTCACCGCGGCCCGGGGCCGCCCGCTGATCGAGATGGGCTCGCGCCGGGCGCACGAGGAGGCCGCCGTGGCCTCGGCCCGTGCCGCCTACCTGGCCGGGTTCGCCTCGACCTCGAACCTGGCCGCGGGCCTGCGCTACGGCATCCCCACCGCGGGCACCGCCGCGCACGCCTTCACGCTGCTGCACGACGACGAGAAGGCGGCGTTCGCCTCGCAGGTCGCGGCGCTGGGTGAGCAGACCACGCTGCTCGTCGACACGTACGACATCAGCCAGGGCATCCGCAACGCGATCGCGGTCGCCGGCCCCGGCCTCCGCGCGGTGCGCATCGACTCGGGCGACCTGTCGGTGCTGGCCGCGCAGTCACGCGCGCTGCTCGACGAGCTGGGCGCGCCGGACGTGAAGATCGTCGTCAGCGGCGACCTGGACGAGTACGCCATCGCGGCCCTGGCCGCCGAGCCCGTCGACGTGTACGGGGCGGGCACCGCGGTGGTCACCGGCTCCGGCGCGCCGACCGCGGGCCTGGTCTACAAGCTGGTCGAAGTGGACGGCCGCCCGGTGGTCAAGCGCTCGGAGAACAAGGCGACCGTGGGCGGGCGCAAGACGGCGTACCGCCGGCACAAGCCGACCGGCACCGCGGTCGAGGAGATCGTGCTGTCGCAGCAGGCCACGCCCCCGCCGCAGCCCGGCGACCGGCTGCTGCAGCGCCCGTTCATCCGCGACGGCGAGTTCGTCGCGGACCTGCCGACCCTGGCCGACAGCCGCGCCCACCTGCGGGACTGTCTGATCACGATCCCGTGGGAGGGTCTGAAACTGTCCGCGGGCGACCCCGCGGTGCCGGTGATGGTGACCACCGCCACGTGA
- a CDS encoding DNA-formamidopyrimidine glycosylase family protein: MPEGDTVWNTAKVLRDGLEDAELTGSDFRVPHLATVDLAGYRVAESLSRGKHLLLRLVSPEHRELTLHSHLRMEGAWRVYAPGERWTGRPAYLIRVVLRTAKSVAVGYHLHDLKLVPTAREPELVGHLGPDLLGPDWDPDEAVRRLAADPARPVAEALLDQRNLAGIGNLYKCELLFLRGVWPWTPVGDVPDLPGMVTLGQRLLAANRGRWTQSTTGSLRRGETSYVYGRRAQPCRRCNGPIAKTDGDGERITYWCPRCQPQPT; encoded by the coding sequence ATGCCGGAGGGGGACACCGTCTGGAACACCGCCAAGGTGTTGCGGGACGGGCTGGAGGATGCGGAGCTGACCGGGTCGGACTTCCGGGTGCCGCACCTGGCCACCGTCGACCTGGCGGGTTATCGGGTGGCCGAGTCGCTGAGCCGGGGCAAGCACCTGCTGCTGCGGCTGGTCTCGCCGGAGCACCGCGAGCTGACGCTGCACTCGCACCTGCGCATGGAGGGCGCCTGGCGGGTGTACGCCCCCGGCGAGCGCTGGACCGGCCGTCCCGCGTACCTGATCCGGGTCGTGCTGCGCACCGCGAAGTCCGTCGCCGTCGGCTACCACCTGCATGATCTCAAACTCGTGCCGACCGCGCGGGAGCCGGAACTGGTCGGACATCTCGGTCCCGACCTGCTCGGGCCGGACTGGGATCCCGACGAGGCGGTGCGGCGGCTGGCCGCCGATCCCGCGCGGCCCGTCGCCGAGGCGCTGCTCGACCAGCGCAATCTTGCCGGGATCGGCAACCTCTACAAGTGCGAGCTGCTGTTCCTGCGCGGCGTGTGGCCGTGGACCCCGGTCGGCGACGTGCCGGACCTGCCCGGCATGGTGACGCTCGGGCAGCGGCTGCTGGCGGCCAACCGGGGCCGCTGGACCCAGTCCACCACCGGCTCGTTGCGCCGCGGCGAGACCAGCTACGTGTACGGCCGCCGCGCGCAGCCCTGCCGCCGCTGCAACGGCCCGATCGCCAAGACGGACGGCGACGGCGAGCGCATCACCTACTGGTGCCCCCGCTGCCAACCCCAGCCGACCTGA
- a CDS encoding FdhF/YdeP family oxidoreductase, with amino-acid sequence MAKKPPRDDVGDRNLTVRGPKAAAAGLPGVGHGLAAAVNQMGVLRTALTLLKVNQADGFDCPGCAWPDPSPEHRPHASHPEASGPTHSVPAQRSRFEFCENGAKAVAEEATLRRITPEFFAEHSVAELAERSDYWLGQQGRLTTPMVKHPGATHFRPLGWEQAFALAAEHLKAIEPDQALFYTSGRTSNEAAFLYQLFARAYGTNNLPDCSNMCHESSGVALGATIGMGKGSVTLDDIHDAKLIVVVGQNPGTNHPRMLAALEKAKRGGAKIISINPLPEAGLMRFKNPQKVGGLVGSGTALADLHLPVRVGGDLALFQAIGALLVEWGAVDEAFVTAYTSGFSGYATAVRKVDADLVARATGLSADEIEQAARLFAASEATVVCWAMGLTQGRDAVATIQEVVNVQLLRGMIGKPGAGLCPVRGHSNVQGDRTMGIWHEPPTWLGRLGDRLGLAMPTRRGHDTVEAIRAMRDGHAKVFVAVGGNFAAASPDTDVTEAALRRCTLTAHVSTKLNRSHVVTTDEQTVLILPCLGRTERDTQAAGDQFVTVEDSMSNVHASQGRLDPASPLLRSEVAIVCGLARAVLPDSTIPWESYAQDYRAIRALIAQTVPGFDDFETKVRTKAGFTLPHPPRDSRSFPTPDGRARFTVSPLEVLTVPAGRLLLQTLRSHDQYNTTIYGLDDRYRGVKAGRRVVFVNPDDLAELGIADGSTVDLISEWADGERRAPGFRVIGYPTVRGCAATYFPEANVLVPLDSTATGSNTPTSKQIIVRLQPV; translated from the coding sequence ATGGCGAAGAAGCCCCCACGCGACGATGTCGGTGACCGGAATCTCACTGTGCGCGGCCCCAAGGCCGCCGCGGCGGGCCTGCCCGGGGTGGGGCACGGCCTGGCCGCCGCCGTGAACCAGATGGGCGTGCTCCGCACCGCGCTCACCCTGCTCAAGGTGAACCAGGCCGACGGCTTCGACTGTCCCGGCTGCGCCTGGCCGGACCCCTCACCCGAGCACCGCCCGCACGCGTCACATCCGGAGGCGTCCGGCCCGACCCACTCCGTTCCCGCTCAGCGCTCGCGCTTCGAGTTCTGCGAGAACGGTGCGAAGGCCGTGGCCGAGGAGGCCACCCTGCGCCGGATCACACCCGAGTTCTTCGCCGAGCACTCCGTCGCCGAGCTGGCCGAACGCAGCGACTACTGGCTGGGCCAGCAGGGCCGGCTGACCACCCCGATGGTCAAGCACCCGGGCGCCACACACTTCCGGCCGCTCGGCTGGGAGCAGGCGTTCGCGCTGGCCGCCGAGCACCTCAAGGCGATCGAACCGGACCAGGCGCTGTTCTACACGTCCGGGCGCACCTCCAACGAGGCCGCTTTCCTGTATCAGCTGTTCGCGCGGGCGTACGGGACCAACAACCTGCCCGACTGCAGCAACATGTGCCACGAGTCCTCCGGTGTGGCGCTCGGCGCGACCATCGGCATGGGCAAGGGCTCGGTCACCCTCGACGACATCCACGACGCGAAGCTGATCGTGGTGGTCGGCCAGAACCCGGGCACCAACCACCCGCGCATGCTCGCCGCGCTGGAGAAGGCCAAGCGGGGCGGCGCGAAGATCATCTCGATCAACCCGCTGCCCGAGGCGGGGCTGATGCGGTTCAAGAACCCGCAGAAGGTCGGCGGCCTCGTCGGCTCCGGCACGGCGCTGGCCGACCTGCACCTGCCCGTCCGGGTGGGCGGCGACCTGGCCCTGTTCCAGGCCATCGGCGCGCTGCTGGTCGAGTGGGGCGCGGTGGATGAGGCGTTCGTCACGGCGTACACCTCGGGGTTCTCCGGTTATGCGACCGCGGTGCGCAAGGTGGACGCGGACCTGGTGGCCCGCGCGACCGGCCTGAGCGCCGACGAGATCGAGCAAGCCGCGCGTTTGTTCGCCGCGTCCGAGGCGACCGTGGTCTGCTGGGCCATGGGCCTCACCCAGGGGCGCGACGCGGTCGCGACCATCCAGGAAGTCGTCAACGTGCAGCTGCTGCGCGGCATGATCGGCAAGCCGGGCGCGGGCCTGTGCCCGGTGCGCGGGCACTCCAACGTGCAGGGCGACCGGACCATGGGCATCTGGCACGAGCCGCCGACCTGGCTGGGCCGGCTGGGCGACCGGCTGGGCCTGGCCATGCCGACCCGGCGCGGGCACGACACGGTCGAGGCGATCCGGGCCATGCGCGACGGGCACGCGAAGGTGTTCGTGGCGGTCGGCGGCAACTTCGCCGCGGCCAGCCCCGACACCGACGTCACCGAGGCCGCGCTGCGCAGGTGCACGCTCACCGCGCACGTCTCGACCAAGCTCAACCGCTCGCACGTGGTCACGACCGACGAGCAGACCGTGCTGATCCTGCCCTGCCTCGGCCGCACCGAGCGGGACACCCAGGCCGCCGGGGACCAGTTCGTCACCGTCGAGGACTCGATGTCGAACGTGCACGCCTCGCAGGGCCGCCTCGACCCGGCCTCGCCGCTGCTGCGGTCCGAGGTCGCCATCGTGTGCGGGCTGGCCCGCGCCGTGCTGCCGGACTCGACGATCCCGTGGGAGTCGTACGCGCAGGACTACCGCGCGATCCGGGCGCTGATCGCGCAGACCGTGCCCGGCTTCGACGACTTCGAGACGAAGGTGCGCACCAAGGCCGGGTTCACCCTGCCGCACCCGCCGCGCGACAGCCGCAGTTTCCCCACCCCGGACGGCAGGGCGCGGTTCACCGTCAGCCCGCTGGAGGTGCTGACCGTGCCCGCAGGCCGCCTGCTGCTGCAGACGCTGCGCAGCCACGACCAGTACAACACCACCATCTACGGCCTCGACGACCGTTACCGCGGCGTCAAGGCGGGCCGGCGGGTGGTCTTCGTCAACCCCGACGACCTGGCCGAACTCGGCATCGCGGACGGGTCGACCGTCGATCTGATCTCCGAGTGGGCCGACGGCGAGCGGCGCGCGCCGGGCTTCCGCGTCATCGGATACCCGACCGTGCGCGGCTGCGCCGCCACCTACTTCCCCGAGGCGAACGTGCTGGTGCCGCTGGACTCCACCGCGACCGGGTCGAACACGCCGACCTCGAAGCAGATCATCGTCCGGCTGCAGCCCGTCTGA
- the clpS gene encoding ATP-dependent Clp protease adapter ClpS, with protein MGDVTAAPQTVPVDKPDIDEASEFARPWVTIVHNDPVNLMSYVTWVFQQLFGYSRDKAELLMLDVHQKGRAVVSAGARERMEHDASRLHTYGLWATVDRQ; from the coding sequence ATGGGGGACGTGACCGCCGCCCCACAGACAGTTCCGGTTGATAAACCGGACATAGACGAAGCGTCGGAATTCGCCCGACCCTGGGTCACCATCGTGCACAACGATCCGGTGAACCTGATGAGCTACGTGACCTGGGTTTTCCAGCAGCTCTTCGGTTACAGCAGGGACAAGGCCGAACTGCTGATGCTCGACGTGCACCAGAAGGGCCGGGCCGTCGTGTCGGCGGGCGCCCGCGAGCGCATGGAGCACGACGCCAGCAGGCTGCATACGTACGGCCTGTGGGCCACGGTCGACAGACAGTGA
- the fdhD gene encoding formate dehydrogenase accessory sulfurtransferase FdhD produces MGRASDRRQVTRIDLGGPSTVRRQDTLAAEEPLEIRVGHRRGPRPPLAVTMRTPGDELDLALGFLLTEGVITSPHDILTAQLCAGASERKGTFTSEYVEEGHLLNIGRAGAAAGEAVAAGLRTAGRMLGGSAAGEDAAPAAPANTYNVVDVVLADHVPPPATGTERNFYTTSSCGVCGKASIDAIRTRSPHDVAADPVTVDARTLSLLPDRLRAAQRTFERTGGLHAAGLFTPAGELVTIREDVGRHNAVDKLIGAQLQAGRLPLAGHVLLVSGRASFELTQKAWMAGISVMAAVSAPSTLAVDLAAEAGMTLVGFLRGQTMNVYAGPHRVTT; encoded by the coding sequence ATGGGCCGGGCCAGCGACCGCAGGCAGGTGACCCGCATCGACCTCGGCGGGCCGTCCACCGTGCGCCGCCAGGACACCCTGGCCGCCGAGGAGCCCCTGGAGATCCGCGTCGGCCACCGTCGCGGCCCCCGCCCACCCCTGGCCGTGACCATGCGCACCCCCGGCGACGAACTCGACCTCGCCCTCGGCTTCCTCCTCACCGAAGGCGTCATCACCAGCCCCCACGACATCCTCACCGCCCAGCTCTGCGCCGGCGCAAGCGAAAGGAAGGGCACCTTCACATCGGAATACGTAGAGGAAGGGCACCTTCTTAACATCGGCCGGGCGGGAGCTGCGGCGGGAGAGGCGGTCGCGGCCGGGCTGCGGACGGCGGGGCGCATGCTCGGCGGATCCGCCGCGGGCGAGGACGCCGCGCCTGCGGCCCCGGCGAACACCTACAACGTCGTCGACGTCGTGCTCGCCGACCACGTGCCGCCGCCGGCCACCGGGACCGAGCGCAACTTCTACACCACCTCCTCGTGCGGCGTATGCGGCAAGGCCAGCATCGACGCCATCCGCACCCGCTCCCCGCACGACGTGGCGGCCGACCCGGTCACCGTCGACGCCCGCACCCTGAGCCTGCTCCCCGACCGGCTGCGCGCCGCCCAGCGCACCTTCGAGCGCACCGGCGGGCTGCACGCGGCGGGCCTGTTCACGCCTGCGGGCGAGCTGGTCACGATCCGGGAGGACGTCGGCCGGCACAACGCGGTCGACAAGCTCATCGGCGCGCAGTTACAGGCCGGACGGCTGCCGCTGGCCGGGCACGTGCTGCTGGTGTCGGGCCGGGCCAGCTTCGAGCTGACCCAGAAGGCCTGGATGGCGGGCATCAGCGTGATGGCGGCGGTGTCCGCGCCCAGCACGCTCGCCGTCGACCTCGCCGCCGAGGCGGGCATGACCCTGGTCGGCTTCCTGAGGGGCCAGACCATGAACGTGTACGCGGGCCCGCACCGCGTCACCACCTGA
- a CDS encoding Mov34/MPN/PAD-1 family protein, translated as MLTIHREIIEAIVAHARRDHPDEACGVVAGPVASDAPQRHIPMENAERSTTFYRFDSTEQLRVWREMDDLDEEPVVIYHSHTATEPYPSRTDISYAGEPNAHYLLVSTRDPQTAEIRSFRIVDGQVSEEPVQLVGESMDAMRSYEENGDPHAVQSFMFGQSPAAVDYECQR; from the coding sequence GTGCTGACCATCCACAGGGAGATCATCGAGGCGATCGTCGCCCACGCCCGCCGGGACCACCCCGACGAGGCCTGCGGTGTCGTGGCCGGTCCCGTGGCTTCGGACGCTCCACAGCGGCACATCCCGATGGAGAACGCGGAGCGTTCCACCACGTTCTACCGCTTCGACTCGACGGAGCAGCTGCGCGTGTGGCGGGAGATGGACGACCTCGACGAGGAGCCGGTGGTGATCTACCACTCGCACACGGCGACGGAGCCGTACCCCTCGCGCACGGACATCTCCTACGCGGGCGAACCGAACGCCCACTACCTTCTCGTCTCGACCCGCGACCCGCAGACCGCGGAGATCCGTTCGTTCCGCATCGTGGACGGGCAGGTGTCCGAGGAGCCGGTCCAGCTCGTTGGTGAGAGTATGGACGCCATGCGGAGCTACGAGGAGAACGGCGACCCGCACGCCGTGCAGTCGTTCATGTTCGGGCAGAGCCCGGCGGCGGTGGACTACGAGTGTCAGCGCTGA
- the ctaD gene encoding aa3-type cytochrome oxidase subunit I, which translates to MTTVAPQPIATRPYPVRKQVKGSAIARLLRTTDAKQIGIMYMVTAFVFFLIGGLMALLMRAELAAPGMQYLSPEQYNQLFTMHGTIMLLFFATPIVFAFANFVVPIQIGAPDVSFPRLNSFAYWLYLFGASLATAGFITPGGAADFGWFAYAPLNDAINSPGIGADMWIAGLVLSGLGTILGAVNMITTILTLRAPGMTMFRMSIMTWNILVTSLLVIMVFPLLAAALLALLADRRLGAHVFDPATGGPMLWQHLFWFFGHPEVYIVALPFFGIISEVIPVFSRKPIFGYTGLVAATLLIAALSMSVWAHHMFATGQVLLPFFSFLSFLIAVPTGMKFFNWIGTMWRGQITFETPMLFAIGFLAIFLFGGLSGVLLASPPIDFHVSDSYFVVAHFHYVLFGTIVFAVYSGVYFWFPKMFGRMLDEKLGKVHFWLTVIGFNWTFLVQHWLGAEGMPRRYADYLPSDGFTFLNAFSTVGAFILGASTLPFLYNVWKSYRTGPLVTVDDPWGHGNSLEWATSCPPPLRNFDRMPRIRSERPAFDAKFPHLAISTGTKAPVIEAPSYSHGRHGGDHEV; encoded by the coding sequence GTGACCACCGTCGCACCGCAGCCGATCGCGACCCGGCCCTACCCCGTGCGCAAGCAGGTCAAGGGTTCCGCGATCGCGCGCCTGCTGCGCACCACGGATGCGAAGCAGATCGGGATCATGTACATGGTCACCGCCTTCGTGTTCTTCCTGATCGGCGGTCTGATGGCGCTGCTCATGCGCGCCGAGCTGGCCGCGCCGGGCATGCAGTACCTCTCCCCGGAGCAGTACAACCAGCTGTTCACCATGCACGGCACGATCATGCTGCTGTTCTTCGCGACGCCGATCGTGTTCGCCTTCGCGAACTTCGTGGTGCCGATCCAGATCGGCGCGCCCGACGTGTCGTTCCCGCGACTGAACTCCTTCGCCTACTGGCTCTACCTGTTCGGCGCGAGCCTGGCGACCGCCGGGTTCATCACGCCGGGCGGCGCGGCCGACTTCGGCTGGTTCGCGTACGCGCCGCTGAACGACGCCATCAACTCGCCCGGCATCGGCGCGGACATGTGGATCGCCGGCCTGGTGCTGTCGGGTCTGGGCACGATCCTCGGCGCGGTCAACATGATCACCACGATCCTGACCCTGCGCGCGCCCGGCATGACGATGTTCCGTATGTCGATCATGACGTGGAACATCCTGGTCACCAGCCTGCTCGTGATCATGGTCTTCCCGCTGCTGGCCGCCGCGCTGCTGGCCCTGCTGGCGGACCGCCGCCTCGGCGCGCACGTGTTCGACCCCGCCACCGGCGGCCCCATGCTCTGGCAGCACCTCTTCTGGTTCTTCGGCCACCCTGAGGTGTACATCGTCGCGCTGCCGTTCTTCGGCATCATCTCCGAGGTCATCCCGGTCTTCAGCCGCAAGCCGATCTTCGGTTACACCGGTCTGGTCGCCGCGACCCTGCTGATCGCCGCCCTGTCGATGAGCGTGTGGGCGCACCACATGTTCGCCACCGGCCAGGTGCTGCTGCCGTTCTTCTCGTTCCTGAGCTTCCTGATCGCCGTGCCCACCGGTATGAAGTTCTTCAACTGGATCGGCACCATGTGGCGAGGGCAGATAACGTTCGAGACACCGATGCTGTTCGCCATCGGCTTCCTCGCGATCTTCCTCTTCGGCGGCCTGTCGGGCGTGCTGCTGGCCAGCCCGCCGATCGACTTCCACGTCTCGGACTCGTACTTCGTCGTCGCGCACTTCCACTACGTGCTCTTCGGCACCATCGTGTTCGCCGTGTACTCCGGCGTCTACTTCTGGTTCCCGAAGATGTTCGGCCGGATGCTCGACGAGAAGCTCGGCAAGGTGCACTTCTGGCTGACCGTGATCGGCTTCAACTGGACCTTCCTGGTGCAGCACTGGCTGGGCGCCGAGGGCATGCCGCGCCGGTACGCCGACTACCTGCCGTCGGACGGCTTCACGTTCCTGAACGCGTTCTCCACCGTCGGCGCGTTCATCCTGGGCGCCTCCACGCTGCCGTTCCTCTACAACGTGTGGAAGTCGTACCGCACCGGCCCGCTGGTGACCGTCGACGACCCGTGGGGCCACGGCAACTCCCTGGAGTGGGCCACCAGCTGCCCGCCGCCGCTGCGCAACTTCGACCGCATGCCGCGCATCCGCTCGGAGCGCCCCGCATTCGACGCCAAGTTCCCGCACCTGGCCATCTCCACCGGCACCAAGGCCCCCGTCATCGAGGCCCCCAGCTACTCCCACGGCCGCCACGGCGGCGACCACGAGGTCTGA